A stretch of the Pirellulales bacterium genome encodes the following:
- a CDS encoding M20 family metallopeptidase yields the protein MDLVKTLCELVAIPSVNPMGRDLSGPDIYEHRVTDYLESWFRERGIPYLRQTVEPLRDNIIARLDGDRSPQTGGPLLLFEAHQDTVPVDGMTIDPWKPVARDGRVYGRGSCDIKGGMTAMLGALDRLARERPRGMPTILMACTVNEEHGYTGATALCRMWREAPSPFVPRRPDAAVIAEPTELDVVVAHKGAVRWRCHTRGRAIHSSRPHLGDNAIYKMARVVAALQRYATEFAPTIPPHRLCGPATLSVGVIHGGLSVNTVPDECVIEIDRRLLPGEDGQTAYEEVKRYIAAQPSIDFEPVHDAPFLSGVGLADDDNGAVAEGLLAAVRAVRPAGATVGVSYGTDAAQIALAGVPSVVFGPGSIEQAHTADEWLAIDQLEAASEILYGYARRFS from the coding sequence ATGGATCTGGTCAAAACTCTCTGCGAGCTGGTCGCGATACCGAGCGTGAACCCGATGGGGCGCGACCTGTCGGGCCCGGATATATACGAACACCGCGTCACCGACTATCTGGAATCGTGGTTCCGGGAACGCGGGATACCGTATCTGCGGCAAACAGTCGAGCCGCTGCGCGACAACATCATTGCCCGGCTCGATGGCGATCGATCGCCGCAGACGGGAGGGCCACTTCTGCTCTTCGAAGCCCACCAGGACACTGTTCCGGTCGATGGCATGACAATCGACCCGTGGAAGCCGGTGGCGCGCGACGGGCGCGTTTATGGACGCGGCTCTTGCGACATCAAGGGGGGCATGACGGCGATGTTGGGCGCGCTCGACCGCTTGGCGCGAGAACGGCCGCGGGGAATGCCCACGATTCTCATGGCCTGCACCGTGAACGAAGAACATGGATACACCGGCGCCACCGCGCTGTGCCGCATGTGGCGCGAGGCGCCGTCGCCGTTTGTTCCGCGACGACCAGACGCTGCCGTCATCGCCGAACCCACGGAGCTTGATGTTGTTGTCGCGCATAAGGGGGCAGTTCGGTGGCGCTGCCACACACGGGGCCGCGCCATCCACAGTTCCCGCCCGCACCTGGGCGACAACGCGATCTACAAGATGGCCCGCGTGGTCGCGGCCTTGCAGCGCTATGCCACGGAATTCGCGCCCACGATCCCGCCGCATCGACTATGCGGCCCGGCAACGCTCAGCGTGGGAGTTATCCACGGCGGCCTCAGCGTCAACACGGTGCCAGACGAATGCGTTATCGAGATCGACCGGCGACTGCTGCCCGGCGAAGACGGCCAGACGGCTTATGAGGAAGTGAAGCGTTACATCGCCGCACAGCCGAGCATTGATTTTGAACCGGTGCACGACGCGCCGTTTCTGAGCGGCGTGGGACTTGCCGACGACGACAACGGCGCGGTTGCCGAAGGCCTGCTGGCCGCAGTGCGGGCCGTGCGGCCAGCAGGGGCTACGGTGGGCGTATCTTACGGCACCGACGCGGCGCAGATCGCGCTTGCCGGCGTGCCATCGGTGGTGTTCGGTCCCGGCTCGATCGAACAAGCCCACACCGCCGATGAGTGGTTGGCGATCGACCAACTCGAAGCGGCCAGCGAGATCCTATACGGCTACGCTCGGCGCTTCAGTTGA
- a CDS encoding calmodulin-binding protein produces the protein MIRRIVLALVGAAAFSLASTSGETLAQQAYGRQWLHTYSTQDWQRFYHYPYVYYPQNFYGEDYYKSAESLYYRYPQEMRVPVYNKQWQNYYPQRRRYHYGHHFNLDVF, from the coding sequence ATGATTCGTCGAATAGTTCTCGCGCTGGTTGGCGCGGCCGCCTTCTCGCTGGCGAGCACCTCGGGCGAGACGCTCGCCCAGCAGGCGTATGGGCGCCAATGGCTCCATACGTACAGCACCCAGGACTGGCAGCGCTTCTATCACTATCCGTACGTCTATTACCCGCAAAACTTCTACGGCGAAGACTACTACAAAAGCGCCGAGAGCTTGTACTACCGGTATCCCCAAGAGATGCGAGTTCCGGTGTACAACAAGCAGTGGCAGAATTACTACCCGCAGCGGCGCCGTTACCACTACGGTCACCACTTCAACCTGGACGTTTTTTAG
- a CDS encoding MBL fold metallo-hydrolase: MLKRKPVFPHVIEMNYQAGERIGCNVYLVFDDADWLLIDIGFEDVVDEIVEMIRQLDFPLSSCRGLVATHADVDHVQGMAKLKQIVRAPVIGHAKAVEPLETSDLVKTYAEISAQNIHMPMPSVKIDQLVSDGDRLKVGNLDLEVWHTPGHTDSQLSFRLGDLLFSGDNIYRDGCVGVIDAHHGSDIAAFVRSLERIRASDVKWLLPSHGPIFKKDDAVLDSTIARLKGYLHMADFGTCAADWPLMHEWDEELAAGKLPE; the protein is encoded by the coding sequence ATGCTGAAACGGAAGCCCGTATTTCCGCACGTCATTGAAATGAATTACCAGGCCGGCGAGCGCATCGGCTGCAACGTGTACCTGGTGTTCGACGATGCGGACTGGCTACTGATCGACATTGGCTTCGAGGACGTGGTCGACGAGATTGTCGAAATGATTCGACAGCTCGATTTTCCGCTGTCGAGCTGCCGCGGACTGGTGGCCACGCACGCAGACGTGGATCATGTGCAAGGTATGGCCAAGCTCAAGCAGATTGTGCGCGCGCCCGTGATTGGCCACGCCAAGGCGGTCGAGCCGCTGGAAACAAGCGACCTGGTCAAAACGTATGCTGAGATTTCCGCTCAGAACATCCACATGCCGATGCCGTCGGTGAAGATCGACCAACTCGTGTCGGATGGAGATCGCTTGAAAGTGGGCAATCTCGACCTGGAGGTTTGGCACACGCCGGGACACACCGATAGCCAATTGTCGTTTCGGCTGGGCGATCTTTTGTTCAGCGGCGACAACATTTATCGCGATGGCTGTGTCGGCGTGATCGACGCTCATCACGGCAGCGACATCGCCGCATTCGTGCGCTCGCTGGAGCGGATCCGGGCCAGTGATGTGAAATGGCTTCTGCCGAGCCATGGCCCCATCTTCAAGAAAGATGACGCCGTCTTGGACAGCACAATTGCCCGGCTGAAGGGCTATCTCCATATGGCCGATTTTGGCACCTGCGCGGCCGATTGGCCGCTCATGCACGAATGGGACGAGGAGCTGGCCGCCGGCAAATTGCCGGAATAG